The genomic window GGACATCGCTGCGCCAGCGTGCCCCGCTGCGGCGGGAGGGGCTAGCATGGCCTTCTCCGGCGTCGGCCTGGGCCTCCGCCTCCCCCACCTGGAGGCGGTGGCCCGGGAGGCCCCTGACGTCCCCTTCTGGGAAATCGCCCCGGAGAACGTCATCGGGGACGGCGGCAGGGTGGCCGCCCTGACCCGGACGATCCTGGCCAGGGACCCTGTGATCTCCCACGGCCTCAGCCTCTCGGTGGGCGGCTTCGATCCCTTCGACGACGCCTACCTGGCCGACCTGGCGGGCTTCCTCATCGCCTCGGGGAGCCCCTGGCACTCCGAACACCTGTGCTTCACCTCGGTGGACGGCGCCACCACCCACGAGCTCCTGCCCATGCCCTTCACCCGGGCCTCGGCGCGCCACGCCGCGGCCCGGGCGCGGGAGCTCAAGCCGCGGCTCCCGGTGCCCTTCCTGCTGGAGAACATCACCTACTACGCCGAGCTGGGGCAGGCGGGGATGGACGAGGCGGCCTTCATCGCCGAGGTCCTCGAGGGCGCCGACGCAGGCTGGCTCCTGGACATCAACAACGTCTACGTGAACTCCCTGAACTTCGGCTTCGATCCCTACCGCTGGTTCGAGGGGATGCCCCTGCACCGGGTCGCCCAGATCCACATCGCCGGCCACGACCGCTACGGCGACCTGGTGGTGGACACCCACGGGGCCCCGGTGGCCGATCCGGTCGTGGACCTCATGCGCTTCGTGCTGCCCCGCATCGGCCGGCCCGTGCCCGTGCTGCTGGAGCGGGACAACGACATCCCGCCCCTGGCCGAGCTGCTCGCCGAGCGCGCCGCGCTTCAGGAGGCCTACGACCAGGCCCTGGCCGCCCATGCCTGACGCCGTCCTGGCCCTGCAGCGCAGCCTCGCGGCCCTGGCCCTGGATCCCGACGCCGCCGCCTTCGAGGCCGACCCGGGCGCCTTCGCCGCGGCCCGGGGCCTGCCGGAGGGGGACCAGGCCGCCTTCCGGCGCTACCGCGACCGGCTCCTGTACTACCGGGACGCCGTGCGGGAGGACATCTGCGAACCCGTCGACCAGGACTTCCCCCTCACCCGGACCCTGCTCGAGGGGGCCGGGGCGTGGGGAGCGTGCCGCGCCGGCTTCCTTTCCAGCCGGACCTTCCGGAGCCCCTTCTACCGGGACATCTCCGCCACGTTCCTGGGCTGGCTGGCCACCTCGGCCTGGGGCCGGGACCGGTGGCCCTTCCTCCTGGAACTGGCCCACTTCGAGCTGGTCAGGCAACTGGTGGAGCACCTCCCCGACGCGGCCCCCCCCGCGGGCCTGCGCGCCGTGCCCCGCCCCGGAGACCTCCTGGTGCTGGCGCCCTCCACCCAGGTTCTGGCCTACGCGTACCGCGTCCACGAGGCCACCTGGGAGGCGCCCGCGCCCGAGCCCGGGGCCTGCCGCCTCCTGGCCAGCCGGGACGCGCAAGGCTTCATCCAGTGGCGGGAACTGACGGAGGCCGCGGCCTGCCTCCTGGCGCGGGCCCGGGGCGCCTCCCTGGCGGCCGTGGCGGAGGAGCTCGGGCTGGCGGACCTGCCCGGGCTCCTGTCCTTCCTGGCCGGCCTGCGGGAGGCGGGGGCCGTGCTGGGCTTCAGGGAAGCCTGACCGGGTTCAGAGCTCCTCGTCCTCGGCGCCCTTCGCCATGGGGCGCATCAGCGGGAAGAGCAGGACGTCCCGGATGCTGGAGCTGTCGGTCATCAGCATGACCAGGCGGTCCATGCCCACGCCCAGGCCGCCGCAGGGGGGGAACCCGTGCTCCAGGGCCTCGATGAAGTCCTCGTCCAGGAGCATGGCCTCGTCGTTGCCGGCCTCGCGCTCGGCGAGCTGGGCCTCGAAGCGCTCCAGCTGCACGACGGGATCGTTGAGCTCGGAGTAGGCGTTGGCCAGTTCCATGCCGCCGATGAAGAGCTCGAAGCGGTCCACGAACCGGTCGTCCCCGGGGAGGTTCTTGGTCAGGGGGCTCAGCTCCACGGGGTAGTCCGTGATGAAGGTGGGCTGGATGAGCTCCTTCTCGGCGTGGTGCTCGAAGAGCGCGCCCAGCAGGGCGCCGGGGGTCTGCTTCTCCGCGTCCTCCACGTGGGCCTCCCGGGCCAGGCGCAGGATCTGGGCGTCGTCCTCCAGGAGGGCCCGGTCGAAGCCGCCGTAGTGGGCGGTGGCGTCCTTGAGGGTCATGCGGCGGAAGGGGGTGCGGTAGCTGATGAGCCGGGGATTGCCCTCGGCGTCCACGCCGTAGGGGCGCTCCACGGCGCCCAGGTGGCCCGCCACGGTCTCGAAGAGGTTCTCGGTGAGCACCATCACGTCCCGCAGGTCCTCGCCGGCCGCGTAGCTCTCCATCATGGTGAACTCGGGGTTGTGGCGCATGGAGACGCCCTCGTTGCGGAAGCTCCGGTTGATCTCGAACACCCGCTCGAAGCCGCCGACGATCAGGCGCTTGAGGTAGAGCTCGGGGGCGATGCGCAGGTAGAGGGGGATGTCGAGCGCGTTGTGGTGCGTGACGAAGGGCCGGGCCGTGGCGCCGCCCGGGATGGGCTGCATCATGGGGGTCTCCACCTCCAGGAAGCGCTGGCCCTCCATGTAGCTGCGCACCTTGGCGATGATTCGGCTGCGGGTCTGGAACGTGAGAAGGACGTCGGGGTTGGCCACCAGGTCCAGGTAGCGCCGGCGGTAGCGCACCTCCTTGTCCTGCAGCCCGTGCCACTTCTCGGGCAGGGGCTTGTGGGCCTTGGTGAGGAACTGGATCCGCTGGGCCCGGACCGACAGTTCGCCCATCCTGGTGCGCATGACCGGGCCGGTGACCGAGATGAAGTCGCCCAGGTCCAGCAGCTTGACCACCTCCCAGCCGGGCTCGGCCAGGTCGTTCATGCGGAAGTACACCTGGAGCTTCACCCCCATCTCGGTGATGGTCGCGAACACGCTCTTGCCCATCTCCCGGATGGCGATCACCCGGCCCATGACGCTGACGACCTTGCCCAGGGCCTCCAGCTCCTCATTGGTGGTCTTGGCCCCCTCCCGGTCGTGGGCCTCCAGGAGGTCCCCGATGCCGTGGGTGCGCTCGGCCTTGCGGGGCCACACGTCCAGACCCAGGGCCTTGAGCTTCTCCAGCTTCTCGATGCGGACTTGGCGGTACTGGCTGAGCTGCATGCGGTCTCCATTCCTTCGGGGCAAAAAACCAGTTTATCGCGGGAAGGCCTCTTTTCAGCCCTCTCTTGGCACCAGGAGCACCACCCCCAGGCTGGCCCCGCCCAGGCAGATGGCCGTGAAGGCCCGCCCCCGGAGGGTCAGGGGTCCGGGGCCCGCGGGCACGTGGTCGGGCCCGGGGGCGGGAATCCCCCGCCACGCCGCCTCCAGGGCGGGGTCCTCCAGGAAGATCACGTCTCCGGGCCCGGGCAGGCCCTTGCCGGCCCAGCCCGGGGTGGCCTCCATCACCAGCCCCGAGACCCGGTCGACGAAGGCCGCGGGCGCCGTCAGACCCCGGAAGGCCTCGCGGTAGCGCTCGAAGGCGCGCCGGGCGTCCAGGTCCCGGGCCTCCAGCTCGTCCTCCAGGCGGATCTTGGCCCGCCAGTAGCGGTGGGCCAGCACCGAGGCCAGGAAGAGCGCGGCCACCAGGAGGAGGACGCCGCCGTCCACCTTGTGGGGCCAGGGGGGCAGCTGGAGCAGGAACGCCATGGAGGACCTCGGAGTCAGGCCTCCAGTATAGTCAGTCCCCCTTCACCGCCCGGCCGCAGTACCCCATGCCCAGGAACGGGGTGAAGAGGAACTCGAACCCGTCCCCGACCCTGCCGGTGGCCAGCAGCCCCAGGAAGGCCCGCGAGAGGATCCGGGGGCGCACGCCCCGCAGCGTGTCGACGGCCAGCCCGTGGCGGCCGCAGATGCCGCGCAGCTCCGAGGGCTTGAGGAACAGGTGGTACACGTGCATGTGCTCCGGCGTGTTCCGCACGAAGAGCCGCACCCCCTGGATGGCCACGAGGCCGGCCAGCGGGGTCCGGTTGAAGGTGTGGAAATAGAACCACCCGCCCGGCTTCAGGACCCGGGCCGCCTCCCGGATCACCGCGTCCCGTTCCTCGAGGTGCTCGAGGAAATCCATCATGCACACCACGTCGAAGCGCCCGTCGGGGAAGGCCAGGCTCCGGGCGTCCATGGGGAGGTAGGCCACGGTCCCGGTGGGGTCGTGCCCGCGGGCCACGGCCAGGCTCTCCCCGGACAGATCGATGCCCGTGACCCGGTGGCCCGCCGCCGCCAGGGGGTTGGCCAGGAACCCCGCCCCGCAGGCCACGTCCAGGACGTGCGAGGCCGCGGGCAGCTCCCCGAGGATCCAGGCGGTGCGCAGGCGGGACTCCGCCCGCAGGAGGGCCACGGGATCGTCGTCGGCCTCGTACCAGCGCTCCCCCAGGCTGTCGTAGACGCGATTGTCGATCTCCGGCCGGCGCCGCCGGCCCGCCCCCGCCAGGGCCTGCACCACGAGGAAGGCGCCCACGAGCGCGACCTGGAGGCCCAGCGCCCCCCGGGGGCCGCCGGCCACCCACACCCAGGCGGTGGCCAGCAGGACCAGGGGGTGCAGGATGAACAGCACGGCGTGCACCCAGTGCTCCCAGGCCGTGCACAGGCGCTGGTGGACGAACTCGTCCTTGGTGATCAGCAGGCAGGAGAAGGCCGCCAGCGCCCCGTAGGCGCGAAGGTGACCCCCGGTCGGCGCCAGGACCAGCGGCAGCGTCAGGCACGCCAGGAACACGGCGGTATCCAGCAGGTGGCCCGCCCATTCCCACCGGGGCACGTCCCGCCACCGGTGGAAACCGAACTCGTCCACGCCCATGGTCAGCCCCTGCAGGGCGAAGGGGAGCAGGGCCAGGGCCGGCGCGCTCACCCCGCCTTCCGGAGGAGGGCGCCCGCGATGGTGAGCCCGGGCCCGAAGGCCAGGGAGACGACGAGGGTCCCGGGCGCCACGGCGGCGTCGGCCAGGATGGCCTGCCACACGTGGGGCAGGGTCGCCGAGGACATGTTCCCGTGGTCGCGAAGGATGGCGTTGCTGGCCTCCACTTGCGCGGGGCGCAGGCCCAGGTGCTCGGCGAGTTCGTCGATGATCCGGGGGCCCCCGGGGTGGATGGCGAAGACCGCGTCCCGGAAAAGAGCTCCGGCCGTGCGGCCCGCGCCCGCCGCCAGATCGTCCAGGAAGGGGCCGAGGGCCGCGCGGATGTAGTCCGGCACCTTGCGGCTCAGGGTCATCTGCATGCCGGAATCGGAGACCATCCAGGTCATGGCGTCCGTGGTCTCCGGCGCGATCTCCTCGCGGGTGGCCAGGAGCTCGAGACCGGGCCCCTCCGCCCGGGAGACGGAGTAGCGGATCGCGCCGTCGGCGAACAGGGTCTGCACCACCAGCTGCTCGGGCTGGTGCTGGGCGGGATCCATGTGCAGCGTGCACAGCTCGGTGTGGACCACGTCCACCCTGGCCTTCCCCCGCTCCAGGAGCCCCGCCGCCAGCCGGATGGCTGGCATCGCGGCGTAGCAGCCCATGTGGTAGGCGTGGATCACCTCCGTGGAGCGTCCCCACCCGCGGTGCGCCACCAGGCGCTGGGCGCCGCTGGGGGAGACGTAGCCCGTGCAGGTGACGTGCATGATCACCGGCGGCGGCTCCAGCTCGTCGGTGTAGAAGGATTCGAAGACGCGCCCGCACACCTCCCCGTAGAACCGGCTCCGCTCCCCGCAGGGCCTGCCCGAGGGGAATTCGTTCAGCCGGAAGATCCGCATGCGGTCCCAGTCGGTGTGGGTGAAATCGTCCAGGAAGGCGCCCCGGGCGCTGATGCGGTCGGTGCTGCACCCGAAGCGAAGCACCAGCTTTTTCAGCTTCCGGGTCAGCGCCTCCCGCGCCTCCTCCGAGTCCGGGCGCTGGAGCGTGAGTTCCGCCCGGGCGTGGGCCGCGGCGATCCACTCCAGGATGTCCCCCTGGGCGGCCTGGTGCGTGGGAGACTGATTCTGGAAACCCTGGAGAAGGATCGGGAGCTGGGTCATGGAAGCCTGCCTCATGGAATTCAAGCGCCTGCCGGTCGGGGAAAGGGAATGCCCAGGATGGGCATGCACGCCCAGGTCAATAATGGGCCTGTCCTGAAAAATTGCTCTTTTTTTAACAATCAAAGCGGGGCCCGGAAGCCGCCCGCCCCGGGGATGTCCGTCAGGCCCTACATTCCCAGCGCTTGCGTCCACTCGTAAGATTCCGCGAGACCCCTCAACCGGTCTCAGCTCCCGGGCCGGGCCGCCCAGGCGCCTGCGCGAATATGCCGCTATCTCCCGGCCCGGGGCCTGCCGATAGTCCAACCAGGAGTCGAGGCCAGCTCGCGTGGGACCCGGACTCTTCGCTGACTTGCCGATGGAGATGCCATGCAGATGCGGGTGCGGTCCCTGTTCCTTCCCTGCCTGCCTTTCTGCCTCCTGGTGGCCGGTCCCGTGACGCCGTCCTCCCGGCAGAACGGGGCCGGCCCCATTCCCCTCACGCGGGTGACGGGGGGCGCGCCCGCTCCCTCCCTTGCGTTCCTCACCTGCCTGGGCGCCGCGGAGCGCGGGGACACCGAGGCCCAGGCCCGGGTCGCCTCCATGTTCTTCCTGGGCGAAGGCGTTCCGGCCGATGTGCGGGAGGCCGTGGCCTGGTATCTCCGGGCCGCGGCGGGGGGAGATGCGAAATCCATGATGATCCTCGGCATGATGCACGAGGATGGCGACGGCGTGTCCCGCGACCCCGACCAGGCCCTCCGGTATTTCGTCATGGCCGCCCAGCGCGGGGACCTGGACGCCCAGGTCAAGCTCGGCGTGAAGTACTACCTGGGCGAGGGCGTGCCCA from Geothrix sp. 21YS21S-2 includes these protein-coding regions:
- the ubiG gene encoding bifunctional 2-polyprenyl-6-hydroxyphenol methylase/3-demethylubiquinol 3-O-methyltransferase UbiG, translating into MSAPALALLPFALQGLTMGVDEFGFHRWRDVPRWEWAGHLLDTAVFLACLTLPLVLAPTGGHLRAYGALAAFSCLLITKDEFVHQRLCTAWEHWVHAVLFILHPLVLLATAWVWVAGGPRGALGLQVALVGAFLVVQALAGAGRRRRPEIDNRVYDSLGERWYEADDDPVALLRAESRLRTAWILGELPAASHVLDVACGAGFLANPLAAAGHRVTGIDLSGESLAVARGHDPTGTVAYLPMDARSLAFPDGRFDVVCMMDFLEHLEERDAVIREAARVLKPGGWFYFHTFNRTPLAGLVAIQGVRLFVRNTPEHMHVYHLFLKPSELRGICGRHGLAVDTLRGVRPRILSRAFLGLLATGRVGDGFEFLFTPFLGMGYCGRAVKGD
- the lysS gene encoding lysine--tRNA ligase, with product MQLSQYRQVRIEKLEKLKALGLDVWPRKAERTHGIGDLLEAHDREGAKTTNEELEALGKVVSVMGRVIAIREMGKSVFATITEMGVKLQVYFRMNDLAEPGWEVVKLLDLGDFISVTGPVMRTRMGELSVRAQRIQFLTKAHKPLPEKWHGLQDKEVRYRRRYLDLVANPDVLLTFQTRSRIIAKVRSYMEGQRFLEVETPMMQPIPGGATARPFVTHHNALDIPLYLRIAPELYLKRLIVGGFERVFEINRSFRNEGVSMRHNPEFTMMESYAAGEDLRDVMVLTENLFETVAGHLGAVERPYGVDAEGNPRLISYRTPFRRMTLKDATAHYGGFDRALLEDDAQILRLAREAHVEDAEKQTPGALLGALFEHHAEKELIQPTFITDYPVELSPLTKNLPGDDRFVDRFELFIGGMELANAYSELNDPVVQLERFEAQLAEREAGNDEAMLLDEDFIEALEHGFPPCGGLGVGMDRLVMLMTDSSSIRDVLLFPLMRPMAKGAEDEEL
- a CDS encoding DUF692 domain-containing protein — protein: MAFSGVGLGLRLPHLEAVAREAPDVPFWEIAPENVIGDGGRVAALTRTILARDPVISHGLSLSVGGFDPFDDAYLADLAGFLIASGSPWHSEHLCFTSVDGATTHELLPMPFTRASARHAAARARELKPRLPVPFLLENITYYAELGQAGMDEAAFIAEVLEGADAGWLLDINNVYVNSLNFGFDPYRWFEGMPLHRVAQIHIAGHDRYGDLVVDTHGAPVADPVVDLMRFVLPRIGRPVPVLLERDNDIPPLAELLAERAALQEAYDQALAAHA
- a CDS encoding 3-oxoacyl-[acyl-carrier-protein] synthase III C-terminal domain-containing protein — protein: MTQLPILLQGFQNQSPTHQAAQGDILEWIAAAHARAELTLQRPDSEEAREALTRKLKKLVLRFGCSTDRISARGAFLDDFTHTDWDRMRIFRLNEFPSGRPCGERSRFYGEVCGRVFESFYTDELEPPPVIMHVTCTGYVSPSGAQRLVAHRGWGRSTEVIHAYHMGCYAAMPAIRLAAGLLERGKARVDVVHTELCTLHMDPAQHQPEQLVVQTLFADGAIRYSVSRAEGPGLELLATREEIAPETTDAMTWMVSDSGMQMTLSRKVPDYIRAALGPFLDDLAAGAGRTAGALFRDAVFAIHPGGPRIIDELAEHLGLRPAQVEASNAILRDHGNMSSATLPHVWQAILADAAVAPGTLVVSLAFGPGLTIAGALLRKAG
- a CDS encoding tetratricopeptide repeat protein, translated to MQMRVRSLFLPCLPFCLLVAGPVTPSSRQNGAGPIPLTRVTGGAPAPSLAFLTCLGAAERGDTEAQARVASMFFLGEGVPADVREAVAWYLRAAAGGDAKSMMILGMMHEDGDGVSRDPDQALRYFVMAAQRGDLDAQVKLGVKYYLGEGVPRDLQEARTWLQRAAVQGDAYAQGCLGLMYAVGEGVPRDPTEAYAWLTRAEAGGNRQVAQPLETLKRDLTPDQLEQGRRRAEALGAGRPAETVAR
- a CDS encoding putative DNA-binding domain-containing protein — its product is MPDAVLALQRSLAALALDPDAAAFEADPGAFAAARGLPEGDQAAFRRYRDRLLYYRDAVREDICEPVDQDFPLTRTLLEGAGAWGACRAGFLSSRTFRSPFYRDISATFLGWLATSAWGRDRWPFLLELAHFELVRQLVEHLPDAAPPAGLRAVPRPGDLLVLAPSTQVLAYAYRVHEATWEAPAPEPGACRLLASRDAQGFIQWRELTEAAACLLARARGASLAAVAEELGLADLPGLLSFLAGLREAGAVLGFREA